A stretch of Cydia splendana chromosome 7, ilCydSple1.2, whole genome shotgun sequence DNA encodes these proteins:
- the LOC134792156 gene encoding uncharacterized protein LOC134792156 isoform X1, with translation MINVKFIVLFICVSNIGGCCCDYCRICPSHTLCMYKRPGPGPYCRSYDETALITKEDVETIVNKINQRRNFVALGLARNLPSAANMNQMRWSEELALFAQRWADQCDPAVRPDRKDLCRDLVDTKVGQSIATVMGLSPGLSVKSFVEMWYMQALDYNGSVTYYNQSEGRKTDDFTQLIWAETTLVGCGKARFNIDDKGTMIDRFVCNFAPKGNVRGKPVYTIGYPATQCKENSHKDERFTGLCKSVIEKPQKTMATTENSLLRIINLSKNPVKLDMDPLRLDYKNREMKQDRFNFMRHQNLRHIPNSTRGLVHHITPVRQQSIQELPNIAPLHDVINRQNLLGHSPNIYGAFYRTRSPIENYRRNDYMRDTVNPNYYDVNLEPLTYDGQCTRKSGTVHNYNACHSVSEIGHPQCSRKAKERNEYILTSPPSCKKKDHASINACDSQKLTCVLNPATTINNCNYKCHCLNIENPGLENRRRIPGEYVYYDYLPNLALRGGVEFHGRHPTKHHTDSITLRTKDQSTGNYKEDYYDINIPKQITNTPRSLRKNYRNHHPYFVNPRERSKRLMETRFSNLWKVDESHKRSKRNPIYTTLRNNIKSKLRTYGNIEIISEPITIPGKDFNEHRHESADRSLSFDELMNFRKNRGGEIDYNIRRKNKNDKKTVKPKTTKPKTTKPQITKPKTTKPTTTKPTTTKLTTTKPKTTKQKLAIRKDEKGSESSKAPETTTSSTIQMTIIGSFSPQSACTRRITCTWTMPKMTDANGKVIDNGGGGGGGGGGGGGGGWNGGGGGGFPNGRTPWGHVENCTRRYTCSRIFYNRNVQASDTAAGETTLPDEDYCERRALDVRRKDLDETGTVHRYKHSNEPSLVTPSMKNECTGKAYVDCLCNDQKPRKKRSHACKHKEDKEVPECKSKKKEIPKNLLVLAFSKILQSWEYNRKKHRKTRSECHCNASVPTRMYISHMFIFFIFITLN, from the exons ATGATAAATGTAAAATTTATCGTGTTGTTTATTTGTGTCAGTAATATTGGTGGGTGCTGCTGTGATTACTGCAGGATATGTCCTAGCCACACGCTCTGCATGTATAAG agACCGGGGCCGGGCCCGTATTGCAGATCGTACGACGAGACGGCTTTAATAACGAAGGAGGATGTCGAGACGATCGTCAACAAAATCAATCAGAGGAGGAACTTTGTCGCCCTCGGGCTGGCCAGGAACTTACCGAGTGCCGCTAACATGAATCAAATG CGTTGGTCTGAAGAGCTGGCTTTATTTGCACAACGATGGGCAGACCAGTGCGACCCCGCCGTGCGCCCCGATAGGAAGGACCTCTGTCGCGATTTGG TGGACACAAAAGTCGGGCAGAGCATTGCTACTGTGATGGGTCTATCGCCTGGATTAAGCGTTAAAAGTTTCGTGGAAATGTGGTACATGCAAGCTTTAGACTACAATGGAAGTGTCACTTATTACAACCA ATCAGAGGGCCGTAAAACTGATGATTTCACACAATTAATCTGGGCAGAAACAACGCTAGTCGGCTGCGGGAAAGCAAGATTTAAC ATAGACGACAAAGGCACGATGATAGACAGATTCGTTTGTAACTTTGCTCCCAAAGGAAACGTTCGAGGCAAACCAGTGTACACTATTGGATACCCGGCGACGCAATGCAAAGAAAACTCTCATAAAGATGAAAGATTTACGGGCCTTTGTAAATCTGTTATAGAAAAAC CTCAGAAAACAATGGCAACAACCGAAAACAGTCTGTTGAGAATCATTAACTTGTCGAAAAATCCAGTGAAGTTGGATATGGACCCTCTTCGACTCGACTACAAAAACCGAGAGATGAAACAAGATAGATTTAATTTTATGAGACACCAGAATTTGAGACACATCCCAAATAGCACGCGCG GACTCGTACACCACATAACACCAGTGAGGCAACAAAGTATACAAGAATTACCAAATATTGCTCCATTGCATGATGTTATAAATCGCCAAAACCTCTTAGGACATTCTCCGAACATTTACGGTGCTTTTTACAGAACAAGATCTCCAATAGAAAATTACAGAAGGAATGACTACATGAGAGATACGGTTAACCCTAATTATTATGATGTCAACCTGGAACCACTAACTTATGATGGGCAATGTACTCGTAAGTCAGGAACTGTTCATAATTATAATGCTTGCCACTCTGTTAGTGAAATAGGACATCCTCAATGTAGTCGAAAAGCCAAAGAAAGAAATGAATATATACTAACATCTCCACCTTCCTGCAAGAAAAAAGACCATGCATCTATAAATGCATGTGACTCACAAAAACTTACTTGTGTACTGAATCCAGCCACAACTATAAACAATTGCAattacaaatgtcattgtcttaACATTGAGAATCCGGGCTTGGAAAATCGTCGCCGAATCCCAGGCGAATATGTGTACTACGATTACCTTCCGAACTTAGCCCTTCGTGGTGGGGTAGAATTCCACGGTAGGCACCCTACAAAGCATCATACAGATTCAATTACCTTAAGGACTAAAGACCAAAGTACTGGCAACTACAAAGAAGATTATTACGACATAAATATACCTAAGCAAATAACAAATACACCAAGATCGTTGCGAAAGAATTATCGTAACCACCATCCCTATTTCGTAAATCCTAGAGAAAGGTCAAAAAGACTAATGGAAACACGATTTTCGAATCTTTGGAAAGTAGATGAATCACATAAACGATCAAAACGTAATCCAATATATACGACACTGCGAAACaatataaaaagtaaattaaGAACATACGGAAACATTGAAATTATTTCAGAACCCATAACGATACCAGGAAAAGATTTCAATGAACATCGTCATGAAAGTGCAGACAGGTCTTTGTCGTTTGACGAGTTAATGAATTTTAGAAAAAACCGCGGTGGGGAAATTGACTATAACATaagaagaaaaaacaaaaacgacaaaaaaactGTTAAACCGAAAACCACTAAACCCAAAACCACTAAACCTCAAATTACTAAACCTAAAACCACTAAACCTACAACCACTAAACCAACAACCACTAAACTTACAACCACTAAACCTAAAACGACTAAACAAAAACTCGCTATTAGAAAAGACGAAAAGGGCAGCGAATCATCAAAAGCGCCAGAGACAACTACGTCTTCTACTATACAAATGACTATAATCGGTAGCTTTTCTCCGCAGAGCGCTTGTACACGTAGAATTACATGTACATGGACGATGCCAAAAATGACTGATGCGAATGGCAAAGTCATTGAtaatggtggtggtggtggaggTGGCGGAGGTGGCGGTGGCGGAGGTGGCTGGAATGGCGGGGGTGGCGGAGGTTTTCCAAACGGGAGGACGCCGTGGGGACACGTTGAAAACTGTACCCGAAGATATACTTGTAGTCGCATATTCTACAATCGAAACGTACAAGCAAGCGATACTGCCGCCGGGGAAACGACTCTTCCAGATGAAGATTATTGTGAGCGACGAGCACTCGATGTAAGACGAAAAGATTTGGATGAGACCGGAACTGTACATCGTTATAAACATTCCAATGAACCATCTCTAGTTACGCCTTCGATGAAAAATGAATGTACTGGGAAAGCTTATGTCGATTGCTTATGCAATGATCAAAAACCAAGAAAAAAAAGAAGCCACGCTTGCAAACACAAGGAAGATAAAGAAGTTCCAGAATGTAAATCAAAGAAAAAGGAGATCCCTAAAAATTTGTTGGTTTTAGCTTTTAGTAAAATCTTACAATCGTGGGAATATAATCGTAAGAAGCATAGAAAAACTCGTAGTGAGTGCCATTGTAATGCAAGTGTACCGACACGTATGTATATTAGTCACATGTTTatattctttatttttatcacactaaattaa
- the LOC134792156 gene encoding venom allergen 3-like isoform X2 — protein MINVKFIVLFICVSNIGGCCCDYCRICPSHTLCMYKRPGPGPYCRSYDETALITKEDVETIVNKINQRRNFVALGLARNLPSAANMNQMRWSEELALFAQRWADQCDPAVRPDRKDLCRDLVDTKVGQSIATVMGLSPGLSVKSFVEMWYMQALDYNGSVTYYNQSEGRKTDDFTQLIWAETTLVGCGKARFNTTKAR, from the exons ATGATAAATGTAAAATTTATCGTGTTGTTTATTTGTGTCAGTAATATTGGTGGGTGCTGCTGTGATTACTGCAGGATATGTCCTAGCCACACGCTCTGCATGTATAAG agACCGGGGCCGGGCCCGTATTGCAGATCGTACGACGAGACGGCTTTAATAACGAAGGAGGATGTCGAGACGATCGTCAACAAAATCAATCAGAGGAGGAACTTTGTCGCCCTCGGGCTGGCCAGGAACTTACCGAGTGCCGCTAACATGAATCAAATG CGTTGGTCTGAAGAGCTGGCTTTATTTGCACAACGATGGGCAGACCAGTGCGACCCCGCCGTGCGCCCCGATAGGAAGGACCTCTGTCGCGATTTGG TGGACACAAAAGTCGGGCAGAGCATTGCTACTGTGATGGGTCTATCGCCTGGATTAAGCGTTAAAAGTTTCGTGGAAATGTGGTACATGCAAGCTTTAGACTACAATGGAAGTGTCACTTATTACAACCA ATCAGAGGGCCGTAAAACTGATGATTTCACACAATTAATCTGGGCAGAAACAACGCTAGTCGGCTGCGGGAAAGCAAGATTTAAC ACGACAAAGGCACGATGA
- the LOC134792173 gene encoding uncharacterized protein LOC134792173 has protein sequence MFFVFYFLVFAYFTHSEINCFTQRSIRTTNYVGGRQEISNSRGAAQPKGTIHKTSNLNNDLKSNIFDKILSDEMLLSLEQRHDQRDSSKNPLPLSSKHHLITPTLEIKQNWPIFKHINNVRDVDIIDQNKLVDIKTKNHDEYLDPLPKSEITSELKFEANKLAEHEELNRNKVLWVKPEINKSSKNIPFNSKVIGMRSLPDLGVKEKCKCKKTNPSSPCKCSGTSHNKKRCTHSTPNARAHECSRLGAVTNHSCSQGQPYQDFVTSNPYSFYPVYVPYTYFASEAPMIPYTVSYPQPIFSDLKIPRKHKHKCRKQTTRFEEDLYYEDNDSRERRPYDDNEYYHDSKKESTKGIVYDVNQDALIKEIVKDLKIHNNKDFVKECYCDSSVSTCRSNIFVSILIFSLFKLLSTMSLCFGLE, from the exons ATGTTTTTTGTATTCTATTTTTTAGTGTTTGCATATTTTACGCATTCGGAGATAAACTGTTTCACCCAAAGATCCATAAGGACTACGAATTATGTAGGAGGACGCCAAGAAATTTCCAACTCAAGAG GTGCTGCTCAACCTAAAGGAACGATCCATAAAACAAGCAATCTAAATAATGATTTGAAGtccaatatttttgacaaaatacTGAGCGATGAAATGCTGCTATCTTTGGAACAAAGACATGACCAAAGAGACAGTTCTAAAAATCCTTTACCCCTTTCAAGTAAGCATCATTTGATTACTCCAACTCTCGAAATAAAACAGAATTGGCCAATTTTCAAGCACATAAATAACGTAAGGGATGTTGACATAATAGATCAGAACAAGCTCGTCGatatcaaaacaaaaaaccACGACGAATATTTAGACCCTTTACCGAAATCTGAGATAACATCGGAGTTGAAATTTGAAGCAAATAAACTGGCAGAACATGAAGAACTAAATCGTAATAAGGTACTATGGGTAAAACCAGAAATTAATAAATCTTCAAAAAACATACCATTTAACAGTAAAGTCATCGGGATGAGAAGTTTACCTGACCTTGGAGTCAAAGAAAAGTGTAAGTGTAAAAAAACGAATCCATCAAGTCCATGCAAATGTTCGGGCACTAGTCATAATAAGAAAAGATGTACCCACTCAACTCCGAACGCTAGAGCTCACGAGTGCTCTCGCCTTGGCGCCGTAACTAACCACTCTTGCAGTCAGGGTCAGCCATACCAAGACTTTGTAACTTCTAATCCATACAGTTTCTACCCTGTTTATGTACCCTATACATATTTTGCTAGTGAAGCTCCGATGATTCCATATACAGTTAGCTATCCACAACCAATATTCAGCGATTTGAAAATTCCTCGGAAACATAAACACAAGTGCCGTAAGCAAACGACGCGTTTTGAAGAAGATTTATATTATGAAGACAACGACAGCCGCGAAAGAAGACCCTACGATGATAACGAATATTATCATGACAGTAAAAAGGAGTCTACAAAAGGGATTGTTTACGACGTTAATCAAGATGCACTTATTAAAGAAATTGTGAAGGATTTGAAAATTCACAATAATAAGGATTTCGTCAAGGAGTGTTATTGTGATTCGTCTGTAAGCACATGTAGATCTAATATTTTTGTATCGATACTCATTTTCTCACTTTTCAAATTGTTATCGACAATGTCGTTATGTTTTGGCTTGGAATAA